In the genome of Fulvivirga maritima, one region contains:
- a CDS encoding transposase, translated as MRDQELFQPQDYLTPKWYLFKNSTLGKVYNTIPWSQLSECLPKENRGPGAPRWFSAQGMFGLMFLKSYLNLSDEKLIERFNTDWSLQLFCNKLLDDNQRIKDKAILSRIRTYMADNTDWQQLQEVLIHHWKRDMNNTHVLLMDATCYESYIRFPTDVKLLWESCQWVFEKQLYRWSKILGVKRPRSKYIDQKRKQMSYDRSRKKTYKAGRKRKKALIYLLSKGLGQLQYLLNENPQIQLHFQERAYLKTIQKVLGQQQFLQHHPAKELKNRIVSLPRPYVRPIVRGKETKRVEFGMKTHMLQVDGICFIDAMEFRAFNESTRLKISSLKHRSIFGSLHQLGADRIYATNANRKYLTVRKVFTCFPKKGPKINKPEESKLRSLISNQRATVMEGSFGTHKTAYGLNKIKVKGEKREMIHVFFAVMMANAVKMSKKKSENIPLLQAA; from the coding sequence ATGAGAGATCAAGAGCTTTTCCAACCGCAAGATTACTTAACTCCAAAATGGTACTTATTCAAGAATAGCACCTTGGGGAAAGTTTATAATACTATTCCTTGGAGTCAACTTTCAGAATGTTTGCCAAAGGAAAATAGAGGCCCAGGCGCACCCCGCTGGTTTTCGGCCCAAGGCATGTTTGGTCTAATGTTTCTAAAATCTTATTTAAACCTGAGTGACGAGAAGTTAATAGAACGATTTAATACGGACTGGAGCCTTCAGCTTTTTTGCAATAAATTGTTGGATGATAACCAAAGAATTAAGGATAAGGCCATTTTAAGTAGAATCAGGACGTATATGGCTGATAATACTGATTGGCAACAACTTCAGGAAGTACTCATTCATCATTGGAAAAGAGATATGAATAATACGCATGTTCTCTTAATGGATGCCACTTGCTATGAAAGTTATATTCGTTTTCCTACCGATGTAAAACTACTTTGGGAAAGCTGTCAATGGGTGTTTGAAAAACAGCTTTACAGATGGAGTAAAATATTAGGTGTAAAACGGCCTCGCTCCAAATATATAGATCAAAAACGCAAGCAGATGTCTTACGATCGTAGTCGAAAAAAGACATACAAAGCTGGACGCAAGCGTAAAAAGGCATTGATATATCTACTGTCCAAAGGGCTTGGACAGCTGCAGTACTTACTCAATGAAAACCCACAAATACAGCTTCACTTTCAAGAGCGAGCATACCTAAAAACAATACAGAAGGTACTTGGGCAACAGCAATTCTTGCAGCATCATCCAGCTAAAGAATTGAAAAACAGGATAGTATCGCTTCCCAGACCTTATGTCAGGCCTATCGTACGAGGCAAAGAAACTAAAAGGGTTGAGTTTGGAATGAAAACCCACATGCTTCAGGTTGACGGCATCTGCTTTATTGATGCCATGGAGTTCAGGGCATTCAATGAAAGTACCAGACTAAAAATAAGTAGTTTAAAACATAGATCGATATTTGGCTCCCTTCATCAGCTGGGGGCAGATCGCATTTATGCCACTAATGCCAACAGAAAGTATTTAACAGTAAGGAAAGTGTTCACTTGCTTTCCAAAGAAAGGCCCCAAGATAAACAAACCTGAGGAAAGCAAACTCAGAAGCCTCATCTCTAACCAGAGAGCAACCGTGATGGAGGGAAGTTTTGGTACCCATAAAACGGCTTACGGCCTGAATAAAATCAAGGTTAAGGGAGAAAAACGAGAAATGATACATGTATTCTTTGCCGTTATGATGGCCAATGCTGTTAAGATGAGCAAAAAGAAATCAGAAAACATACCACTACTTCAGGCCGCCTAA
- a CDS encoding rhodanese-like domain-containing protein, producing the protein MREIEVTEYRERVKNDSSILIIDVRECWEYDENNIGVANYPLGELPQYLNKLPSNKNHEIFVHCESGRRSRQAAKYLTQQGYTRVSSIKGGLKAILLNQL; encoded by the coding sequence ATGAGAGAAATAGAGGTAACGGAATATAGGGAAAGAGTGAAAAATGACAGCAGCATTCTGATAATTGACGTAAGAGAATGCTGGGAATATGATGAAAATAATATCGGAGTAGCTAATTATCCATTAGGTGAGCTTCCACAATACTTAAACAAACTGCCCAGCAACAAAAATCATGAAATATTCGTACACTGCGAATCTGGGCGCCGAAGCAGGCAAGCAGCCAAATACCTTACCCAACAAGGTTACACTCGCGTAAGCAGCATTAAAGGCGGGCTAAAGGCCATTTTACTAAATCAATTATAA